The following are from one region of the Syntrophorhabdus sp. genome:
- a CDS encoding carotenoid 1,2-hydratase, whose protein sequence is MRKMETRPTLLSISFTCLLGFVLLCSLFACLPRELFGQGWRQAEAARRWSFPRDHGSHPDYRTEWWYFTGNLADNEGRRYGYQLTFFRYGLALNAKNPSNPWSVRDVHLAHFAITDVSGGGFHWRDRMSRKGPGLAGARTDVMDVHVLNWSARMKDGRIIITAAHDGMDLQLELAPEKPPVLHGRQGLSRKGPLPGQASYYYSFTDLNTRGTLRAPGMNGPVAVKGRSWFDQEFGSNQLSPQQAGWDWFALHLSDGRDLMVYYLRKKDGTFERESSGTLVERGGTSRYLSLGEMQTDILSYWKSAKTAGRYPAAWRIRIPAAAIDVTIRPLIADQELVTTASTGITYWEGAVDGKGTSRGKEVTVEGYVELTGYAGTLGGKF, encoded by the coding sequence ATGAGAAAGATGGAGACCCGGCCCACCCTTTTATCCATCTCCTTCACCTGTCTTCTCGGCTTTGTCCTTCTGTGTTCCCTCTTCGCCTGTCTGCCCCGGGAGCTCTTCGGGCAGGGATGGAGGCAGGCCGAGGCGGCGCGGCGATGGTCCTTTCCCCGCGACCATGGCAGCCATCCGGACTACAGGACCGAATGGTGGTACTTCACCGGGAACCTGGCTGACAACGAGGGAAGGAGATACGGATACCAGCTCACCTTCTTTCGCTACGGCCTCGCGCTCAATGCAAAGAACCCCTCAAACCCCTGGTCCGTGCGGGACGTTCACCTGGCGCATTTCGCCATCACCGACGTGTCGGGGGGCGGCTTCCACTGGCGCGACCGTATGTCACGCAAGGGACCGGGTCTCGCCGGGGCAAGAACGGATGTCATGGACGTCCACGTCCTCAACTGGTCGGCCCGCATGAAGGACGGCCGGATAATCATCACCGCCGCTCATGACGGGATGGATCTCCAGCTTGAGCTCGCACCCGAGAAGCCTCCCGTCCTCCACGGCCGGCAGGGGCTCAGCAGGAAAGGCCCTCTGCCGGGGCAGGCCTCGTACTACTACTCCTTTACGGACCTCAACACACGCGGCACCCTTAGAGCGCCCGGCATGAACGGCCCCGTGGCTGTCAAGGGAAGGAGTTGGTTCGACCAGGAGTTCGGCTCCAACCAGCTGTCGCCTCAGCAGGCCGGCTGGGACTGGTTCGCCCTGCACTTAAGCGACGGCCGCGACCTTATGGTCTACTACCTGCGTAAAAAGGATGGCACCTTTGAGAGGGAGTCCTCGGGCACCCTTGTCGAACGTGGCGGCACATCGCGGTACCTCTCCCTCGGGGAGATGCAAACAGATATCCTCTCCTACTGGAAGAGCGCGAAAACGGCCGGCCGCTACCCGGCGGCATGGCGCATCAGGATCCCCGCCGCCGCCATAGATGTTACAATAAGACCCCTCATCGCCGACCAGGAACTCGTCACAACCGCCTCGACGGGCATCACCTACTGGGAGGGGGCAGTCGACGGGAAAGGAACGTCGCGAGGGAAAGAGGTGACCGTCGAAGGGTACGTGGAGCTCACCGGCTACGCGGGAACACTGGGGGGAAAGTTTTAG
- a CDS encoding GNAT family N-acetyltransferase: MKAQVREIRDRFDRLKMTLHEILPIIDMTLGDHGERRTALSPYEIFDGVSGLIDRTVHGCGIGRFKPKGGRHPFHTFEIHTEGGDILGYLNMVYSRKPIPCYYLVYVEVLVHFRGKGLGCSILRAYKEFAESRKAVALLDNIIPPDDPTYNTYAGLGWEPVERLIGDSLITEKGHYMAFVPESVRTADVRCDLKKVLFKVMKKRPVIDMYDNESMVKRTIDEFRFLYKALERLFAEELSKGTSTPLMCFMFTKFVTKMLGFRRRISTLLGYTGGESLDQIHISDEVRSLPLQSFSLWGLGEDWREVWSEDESLLRLVERLLREPLSRIEDLPLYRRPYLVEGVEATRVERHGDLTIADILELGFDPTKLKELHHEGVDYMVERVSGSFLSATERKREFLPRIAGEFSGLRFRGASVSINPPQAIMREKGNIYILYRKVGGIHIEEALDQLRTSSRLKELNRAAGIDRAMIATVNEVSDRLLATFGSRMREQIENLVYFVPWDLKENRPDIIVDIAGVFLGTIWIF, from the coding sequence ATGAAAGCGCAGGTCAGGGAGATCAGGGACAGGTTCGACAGGTTGAAGATGACCCTTCACGAGATCCTGCCCATCATCGATATGACCCTCGGCGATCACGGGGAAAGAAGGACCGCCCTGTCCCCCTATGAGATCTTTGACGGGGTGAGCGGGCTCATCGACAGGACCGTGCACGGCTGCGGGATCGGACGTTTCAAGCCGAAGGGAGGCAGACACCCTTTTCATACCTTCGAGATCCACACGGAGGGAGGGGACATTCTGGGTTACCTGAACATGGTCTATTCACGCAAACCCATCCCCTGCTATTACCTCGTCTACGTGGAAGTCCTGGTCCACTTCCGCGGAAAGGGCCTGGGGTGCAGCATCCTCAGGGCCTACAAGGAATTCGCGGAAAGCAGGAAGGCCGTGGCGCTTCTCGACAACATCATCCCGCCCGATGACCCGACGTACAACACCTATGCCGGGCTCGGCTGGGAGCCCGTCGAGAGATTGATCGGCGACAGCCTGATCACTGAAAAGGGGCACTACATGGCCTTCGTCCCCGAATCGGTCAGGACGGCGGACGTGCGGTGCGATCTCAAGAAGGTCCTCTTCAAGGTCATGAAGAAGAGACCCGTGATCGACATGTACGACAACGAGTCGATGGTGAAGCGGACCATCGACGAGTTCCGGTTCCTCTACAAGGCCCTCGAGAGGCTCTTCGCGGAGGAGCTCTCGAAGGGGACGTCGACTCCCCTTATGTGTTTCATGTTCACTAAATTCGTGACGAAGATGCTCGGGTTCAGAAGGCGCATCTCCACTCTGCTGGGATACACGGGCGGGGAATCCCTCGATCAGATTCACATTTCCGACGAGGTCAGGTCCCTTCCCCTCCAGAGTTTTTCCCTGTGGGGCCTCGGGGAGGACTGGCGGGAGGTCTGGAGCGAGGATGAGTCCTTGCTGAGGCTTGTGGAGAGGCTGCTCCGGGAACCCTTGAGCCGCATCGAGGACCTGCCCCTGTACCGGCGTCCCTACCTGGTGGAAGGAGTCGAGGCGACAAGGGTGGAGCGGCATGGTGATCTCACGATCGCCGACATTCTCGAGCTGGGATTCGACCCGACGAAGCTCAAGGAACTCCATCACGAGGGCGTGGACTACATGGTGGAACGTGTCTCCGGCAGTTTCCTGTCAGCCACGGAAAGGAAGAGGGAGTTCCTGCCGAGGATCGCGGGGGAGTTCTCGGGTCTGCGTTTTCGGGGGGCCAGCGTCTCCATCAACCCTCCCCAGGCGATCATGCGGGAAAAGGGGAACATATACATCCTCTACAGGAAGGTGGGCGGGATACATATCGAGGAGGCCCTTGACCAGCTGAGGACATCCTCCCGCCTGAAGGAACTCAATCGCGCCGCGGGGATCGATCGCGCCATGATAGCAACCGTCAACGAGGTGAGCGACAGGCTCCTCGCGACCTTTGGCTCCCGGATGAGGGAGCAGATCGAGAACCTCGTCTACTTCGTGCCCTGGGATCTGAAGGAAAACAGACCCGACATCATAGTCGATATCGCCGGCGTCTTCCTCGGCACCATCTGGATCTTCTAG
- a CDS encoding DUF523 and DUF1722 domain-containing protein, with the protein MAGNDKGLRENSPGKIRMGVSACLLGRKVRYDGAHKQDRYITDTLGQFFDYVPVCPEVECGLPVPREAMHLAGSVDDPRLVTIRTGIDHTATMKKWAEVKLDELARQELSGYIFKTKSPSSGMRGVKVYIGSGPPVHRGVGIFAAAFMKRFPLVPVEDEGRLHDPGLRENFIERVFVFERWREFTKSKGSLGGLVEFHARHKLLVMAHSPKHLSALGRLVGNAKRYGKDLGDAYIETLMDGLRLIATSRKSTNALHHIAGYFKKELSADEKKELLEVIDRYHRGLIPLVVPVTLLNHYVRKYDKPYLKEQYFLNPHPVELMLRNHV; encoded by the coding sequence ATGGCAGGGAACGACAAGGGTTTGCGGGAAAACTCCCCGGGAAAGATACGGATGGGTGTAAGCGCGTGCCTTCTGGGGCGGAAGGTCCGCTACGATGGTGCGCACAAACAGGACCGATACATAACCGACACCCTGGGGCAATTTTTTGACTACGTCCCCGTCTGCCCCGAGGTTGAATGCGGCCTGCCTGTTCCCCGGGAGGCCATGCATCTTGCCGGCAGCGTTGACGATCCCCGACTGGTGACGATCAGGACAGGCATCGACCATACCGCGACAATGAAGAAATGGGCTGAGGTGAAGCTTGATGAACTGGCACGGCAGGAGCTCTCAGGCTATATCTTCAAGACCAAATCTCCGAGTTCCGGCATGCGGGGTGTCAAAGTCTACATCGGCTCGGGCCCGCCCGTCCACCGGGGGGTGGGCATCTTCGCGGCGGCCTTCATGAAGAGGTTCCCCCTCGTACCCGTGGAGGATGAGGGCCGGCTGCACGACCCGGGGCTGCGGGAGAATTTCATCGAGCGCGTCTTTGTCTTCGAAAGATGGCGAGAGTTCACGAAAAGCAAGGGCTCGCTCGGGGGTCTCGTCGAGTTCCATGCGCGCCATAAACTCCTTGTCATGGCGCACAGCCCGAAACACCTGTCGGCGCTGGGCAGGCTCGTCGGCAACGCGAAGCGGTATGGGAAGGACCTTGGCGATGCGTATATCGAAACCCTGATGGACGGGCTTCGCCTGATCGCGACAAGCCGGAAGAGCACCAACGCTCTCCATCACATCGCGGGCTACTTCAAGAAGGAGCTGAGTGCCGACGAGAAAAAAGAGCTTCTCGAGGTGATCGACAGGTACCACCGGGGATTGATACCGCTCGTGGTACCCGTCACGCTCCTCAACCATTATGTGCGGAAATACGACAAACCATACCTGAAGGAGCAGTATTTCCTGAACCCCCATCCCGTGGAACTGATGTTGAGGAACCATGTGTGA
- a CDS encoding A/G-specific adenine glycosylase, with protein MVSFRQEVLEFYRRNRRTFPWRENITPYRVVVSEIMLQQTGVERVREKYEPFVRSLPDFASLAAAPLTDIMTAWQGLGYNRRALSLKRLAGVVMERHSGRLPRDRGPLLDLPGVGEATAGAIMAFAFNMSAVFIETNIRRVFIHHFFPGGTEVSDRQIIPLVEAALDPSNPRDWYYALMDYGSSLGRGGSNANRRSAHYSKQTSFTGSDRELRGEAIRGLLARGLLSVEDIAAATGRDADRLASVLDTMVGEGLIVRERGGYRIA; from the coding sequence ATGGTCTCGTTCCGGCAGGAGGTCCTGGAGTTCTACAGGCGCAACAGGCGCACCTTCCCCTGGAGGGAGAACATAACGCCATACAGGGTGGTCGTCTCGGAGATCATGCTTCAGCAGACCGGGGTTGAAAGGGTGAGGGAGAAGTATGAGCCTTTTGTCCGATCGCTGCCGGATTTCGCGTCCCTCGCAGCCGCGCCCCTGACGGACATAATGACGGCCTGGCAGGGCCTCGGTTATAACCGCAGGGCACTGTCGCTCAAGCGCCTTGCGGGGGTGGTGATGGAGAGGCATTCGGGCAGACTTCCCCGGGACCGGGGGCCGTTGCTCGACCTGCCGGGCGTCGGTGAGGCCACGGCGGGGGCCATAATGGCCTTCGCCTTCAATATGTCAGCGGTGTTCATTGAAACGAATATCAGGCGCGTCTTCATCCACCACTTCTTCCCCGGTGGGACGGAGGTCTCGGACCGGCAGATCATCCCTCTCGTCGAAGCGGCCCTCGACCCGTCGAACCCCCGGGATTGGTACTACGCCCTGATGGACTACGGGTCGTCGCTGGGAAGGGGCGGGTCCAATGCGAACAGGAGGAGCGCGCACTATTCAAAGCAGACCTCCTTCACCGGTTCCGACAGGGAATTGAGGGGAGAAGCGATCAGGGGGCTCCTCGCGCGCGGCCTCCTATCCGTCGAGGACATCGCCGCGGCCACGGGCCGCGACGCGGACCGGCTGGCGTCAGTGCTCGACACCATGGTCGGGGAGGGCCTTATTGTCCGGGAAAGGGGGGGCTACCGGATAGCCTGA
- a CDS encoding undecaprenyl-diphosphate phosphatase, with amino-acid sequence MTVLQSILMGAVQGITEFLPISSSAHLIVIPWFFNISQGNINPLTYDVMLHFGTLFAVILVYGKKFFRVVIEGLVDFRDGRGTDSMLFKMAIATIPAVVAGFLGKDIIETYLRAPFVAAFMLALVSILMILSERINIERSELTMPIAIAIGVAQAVALVPGTSRSGVTITMALLLGLKKSEAVDFSFMLSIPIILGVSLYEMRHVHFQGDGVSLYAMGMLSAFVFGAASLKFLIGYLKGHTLDIFAYYRIGLALVILVFSLVPRV; translated from the coding sequence GTGACGGTCCTGCAGAGCATCCTTATGGGTGCCGTGCAGGGCATAACGGAGTTTCTCCCCATCAGCAGCTCCGCCCATCTTATCGTCATCCCCTGGTTCTTCAATATCTCCCAGGGCAACATCAACCCGCTGACATATGATGTCATGCTCCACTTCGGGACACTCTTCGCCGTTATCCTCGTCTACGGCAAGAAGTTCTTCCGTGTCGTCATCGAGGGTCTTGTCGACTTTCGGGATGGCCGGGGCACGGATTCCATGCTCTTCAAAATGGCCATAGCCACCATCCCCGCGGTGGTCGCGGGTTTTCTCGGGAAGGACATCATAGAGACCTACCTCAGGGCGCCGTTCGTAGCCGCCTTCATGCTTGCCCTCGTGTCCATCCTCATGATCCTGTCCGAGAGGATCAACATCGAGAGGAGCGAGCTGACCATGCCCATCGCCATCGCGATAGGCGTGGCCCAGGCCGTCGCCCTCGTGCCCGGCACGTCACGAAGCGGTGTTACCATCACCATGGCCCTGCTTCTTGGTCTCAAGAAAAGCGAGGCCGTCGATTTTTCTTTTATGCTGTCCATACCCATCATCCTTGGGGTGTCGCTCTACGAAATGCGGCACGTCCACTTTCAGGGGGACGGGGTGTCCCTCTATGCCATGGGCATGCTTTCGGCCTTCGTCTTCGGAGCGGCCAGCCTCAAGTTCCTCATCGGGTACCTGAAGGGGCACACTCTCGATATCTTTGCCTACTACCGCATCGGCCTCGCCCTGGTCATCCTCGTCTTCTCCCTTGTCCCCCGCGTTTGA
- a CDS encoding TonB family protein: MSEEAWTKMLVISLALHIIVLGVFSIPIKFPSRKIDLSSAYSVNLVGSTGSLGGGSAGPKAAVQSKPEPKPDKPAPVVKEKKAPPKKPQPIQKEDDAVSLSKKKVPPKTKATKEEVDRLEERIRNIRKKTDYIDVAKAGSGGSGRGTGAGMGLPGTGGGSGAPLDPALQKYLLDVYEKIKNAWNVPGTAKRELETIVTIKVRKDGRITDINIEKRSGNRVYDESVLRVLRAVEPLPTIPQSLNADSLEIGFRFVPGGIS, translated from the coding sequence ATGAGTGAAGAAGCCTGGACCAAAATGCTTGTTATATCGTTGGCCCTTCACATCATCGTGCTTGGCGTCTTTTCCATACCCATAAAATTCCCCTCCAGGAAGATCGACCTGTCCTCCGCGTATTCCGTCAACCTCGTGGGCAGCACGGGCAGCCTCGGAGGCGGATCGGCCGGGCCGAAGGCCGCGGTGCAATCGAAGCCCGAGCCGAAGCCCGATAAACCCGCACCGGTCGTCAAGGAAAAAAAGGCCCCGCCAAAGAAGCCGCAGCCGATCCAGAAAGAGGATGACGCCGTTTCCCTTTCCAAGAAAAAGGTCCCTCCGAAGACGAAGGCAACGAAGGAAGAGGTTGACCGGCTCGAAGAACGGATACGCAATATCAGGAAGAAGACGGATTACATAGACGTCGCCAAGGCCGGATCGGGCGGCTCCGGCAGAGGCACGGGTGCAGGCATGGGATTGCCCGGGACGGGCGGCGGTTCCGGCGCACCCCTTGATCCCGCGTTGCAGAAGTATCTTCTCGACGTTTACGAGAAGATAAAGAATGCCTGGAACGTTCCCGGCACGGCAAAAAGGGAACTGGAGACGATCGTCACGATCAAGGTGAGAAAGGACGGGCGCATCACCGATATCAACATCGAAAAACGCTCGGGCAACAGGGTATATGACGAATCCGTGCTTCGCGTCCTGAGGGCGGTGGAGCCGCTGCCCACCATCCCGCAATCCCTCAACGCCGATTCCCTGGAGATAGGGTTCCGGTTCGTTCCCGGAGGGATCTCGTGA
- a CDS encoding ExbD/TolR family protein: MKTRGDSKGPLSEINVIPLVDVMLVLLIVFMITAPMMQHGLGIDIPNVTAKALPAKDEPQILNITKDQRLILNEKKIEARDLKAAIQFLFANKDKKEIFLRADKDVPYGFVVRCMGTIREAGVDKVNIVTKPLDRNE, translated from the coding sequence ATGAAAACACGGGGCGATTCAAAGGGGCCGCTGTCGGAGATCAACGTCATTCCCCTCGTTGACGTCATGCTTGTGCTCCTCATCGTCTTTATGATAACGGCGCCCATGATGCAGCACGGTCTGGGCATCGACATCCCCAATGTGACGGCGAAGGCCCTTCCCGCCAAGGACGAGCCGCAGATCCTGAACATCACGAAGGACCAGAGGCTTATTCTCAACGAGAAAAAGATCGAAGCCAGGGACCTCAAGGCTGCCATACAGTTTCTCTTCGCCAACAAGGACAAGAAGGAGATATTCCTTCGCGCCGATAAGGATGTGCCCTACGGGTTCGTTGTGAGGTGCATGGGGACCATCAGGGAAGCCGGTGTCGACAAAGTGAACATAGTAACGAAGCCGCTGGATAGAAATGAGTGA
- a CDS encoding Tol-Pal system subunit TolQ — MYTGGLIGMILSAGPMAKAVMVILFFFSIVAWTIIFMKYRQYSRTEAEGDRFFKAVKEADSFKKLISVYRDSQDNAFYRLVLACYKEVTSRQKDNPGRIRREDIPAIEDMLRIAISDESVKLERRLSFLATTANTAPFIGLFGTVWGIMDSFREIGVRGTTSLAVVAPGISEALIATALGLATAIPAVLAYNYFLGRLKRILSRMENAAIYLVNILEK; from the coding sequence ATGTACACGGGCGGGCTCATCGGGATGATCCTCTCGGCGGGACCGATGGCGAAAGCCGTGATGGTTATTCTTTTCTTCTTTTCCATCGTCGCCTGGACCATCATATTCATGAAGTATCGCCAGTACAGCAGGACGGAGGCCGAGGGCGACCGGTTCTTCAAGGCCGTAAAGGAGGCCGATTCCTTCAAGAAGCTCATCTCGGTGTACCGGGACAGCCAGGACAACGCCTTCTACCGCCTTGTACTAGCATGTTATAAGGAAGTGACCTCGAGACAGAAGGACAACCCCGGCAGGATCCGGAGGGAGGATATCCCCGCCATCGAGGACATGCTCAGGATCGCCATATCCGATGAATCGGTCAAGCTTGAACGGAGGCTTTCCTTCCTTGCCACCACGGCAAACACCGCGCCGTTCATAGGTCTTTTCGGAACCGTCTGGGGCATCATGGATTCCTTTCGTGAAATTGGTGTGCGGGGCACAACGAGCCTTGCCGTCGTGGCGCCCGGCATAAGCGAGGCGCTTATCGCCACGGCCCTGGGCCTGGCTACCGCCATACCAGCGGTTCTCGCATACAACTACTTCCTGGGAAGGCTCAAGAGGATCCTCTCTCGCATGGAGAATGCCGCGATCTACCTGGTGAATATCCTGGAGAAATGA
- the hemW gene encoding radical SAM family heme chaperone HemW, with protein sequence MNRTGHPGLYVHVPFCKTKCPYCDFYSVLGTEHAGKWLKAVLGEASLNSPEFPRFDSLYIGGGTPSLLDDDEVEGLIAGLRGVFRFDDTTEVTIELNPDDVTKEKLALYRSLGVNRVSLGVQSFDGDEVRFLGRRHSGRQAEEAARLVAEAGFAEFGIDLIYGLPGQTVRSWRKTLRLALSYGPAHLSCYQLTVEGDTPFSRLAREGGLALPDDARAAKLFLGMSEYVTGQGFVHYEVSNFARGEQSVSRHNVKYWQHTPYLGLGPSAHSFSGRRRWWNHRNLDAYLGQLNSGSFAVEGSETLSEEQMRLERLLFGFRTMWGVELKELSGKGCANRLEDLQQKGFVEVRGERIVTTLTGYLFADRLPLMVSE encoded by the coding sequence ATGAATAGGACGGGTCACCCCGGCCTCTACGTCCACGTGCCTTTCTGCAAGACAAAGTGCCCCTACTGCGATTTCTACTCTGTACTGGGAACGGAGCATGCCGGAAAATGGCTGAAGGCTGTTCTCGGGGAGGCATCCCTCAACAGCCCGGAATTTCCCCGGTTCGACTCACTCTACATCGGGGGCGGGACCCCGTCGCTTCTCGATGACGATGAGGTCGAGGGTCTGATAGCGGGTCTTCGTGGTGTCTTTCGGTTCGATGACACGACGGAGGTGACCATCGAACTCAACCCGGACGATGTGACGAAGGAGAAGCTTGCCCTGTACCGTTCACTTGGGGTGAACCGTGTCAGCCTTGGTGTCCAATCCTTCGACGGCGATGAGGTCCGCTTCCTGGGGAGGCGTCACAGCGGCCGGCAGGCTGAAGAAGCCGCCCGGCTTGTGGCGGAGGCGGGCTTCGCCGAATTCGGCATTGATCTCATCTATGGATTGCCGGGTCAGACCGTTCGGTCGTGGCGAAAGACGCTGCGTTTGGCTCTTTCCTATGGGCCTGCTCACCTGTCCTGCTACCAGCTTACCGTGGAGGGTGACACGCCCTTCTCCCGGCTGGCCCGGGAGGGGGGGCTCGCTCTTCCCGATGACGCGAGGGCGGCGAAGCTCTTTCTTGGCATGTCGGAGTACGTTACGGGACAGGGTTTCGTGCATTACGAGGTCTCCAATTTCGCGCGTGGGGAACAAAGCGTTTCACGCCACAACGTCAAGTACTGGCAGCACACACCCTATCTCGGCCTTGGGCCGTCCGCTCATTCTTTCTCCGGAAGAAGAAGATGGTGGAACCATCGCAATCTCGATGCGTACCTCGGTCAGTTGAACAGCGGTTCTTTTGCTGTGGAGGGCTCGGAAACGCTTTCCGAAGAACAGATGCGTCTTGAACGTCTCCTTTTCGGTTTCAGGACGATGTGGGGGGTGGAGCTGAAGGAATTGTCCGGAAAGGGTTGCGCGAACCGCCTGGAAGATCTCCAACAGAAGGGTTTTGTGGAAGTCCGTGGCGAGAGGATAGTCACGACCCTCACAGGTTACCTCTTTGCGGACAGGCTTCCATTAATGGTTTCCGAATAG